A single window of Nicotiana sylvestris chromosome 3, ASM39365v2, whole genome shotgun sequence DNA harbors:
- the LOC104236874 gene encoding uncharacterized protein isoform X1, with the protein MSSLSSTTWCPNSSQLRLAFSCKNKKPSVVFAGMRVGKLDYRGVRLVSISVNNINVSIGGGGLEKRSTGVNSTSSSADGFAGWSGADAAEKSTDSQQRKKSITGILGAGAAAVILVSGLTFAALSISKRSSTRIKQQMEPLTEQQEMSINSGNHNGTVQGGIVVDDNEIKDNSSEEFQAGISKDPSLYSENESRVSGDTNDGHPSNDGIIIDEPHIHHDLEDGKASDDAVVATEAISESLDGTFTTSSYESEEDSLGAGKPEPTTVPEWKNYNDDEVATSSVLNPDSTYEADNQVGVSSLEGSGYPETCLDSPPIEPSNLNTGVNLQSEALLEPVITHKEYVETRSSFATTSVDLSKMLEVPNDGDKSSFEVHKLTRDKVPDTTLVATTAYDHLENELKDLNASRSSLNSMDPDDIFTSAGIPAPSTISAALQALPGKVLVPASFDQVQGQVLAALQALKVIESDVQPGDLCTRREYARWLVSASSTLSRTTVSKVYPAMYIENVTDLAFDDITPDDPDFPSIQGLAEAGLLSSKLSRRDMQSSSDDDQSPVFFCPESPLSRQDLVSWKMAIEKRQLPIVDQKSVQKVSGFIDVDKIHPDAWPAVVADLSSGEQGIVALAFGYTRLFQPDKPVTKAQAAVALATGEASDIVGEELTRIEAESMAEKAVAAHNALVAEVEKDVNSSFEKELLFEREKIDAVEKLAEEARRELESLRAQREEENLALMKERAAVDSEMELFSRLRREVEEQLQTLLSNKLEISYEKERIDKLRKDSEIENQEIARLQYELEVERKALSLARTWAEDEAKKAREQAKALEEARDRWQKQGIKVVVDNDLQEEANAGVTWVNAGNQSVESTVNRAETLVDKLKEMAATVGEKSRETIHMIIGKIMLLIATLKEWALKAGRQTVEFKDAAMSKMGSSVQGVQHSSAEIGSAFKDGVKRFAGDCREGVEKISQKFKT; encoded by the exons atgaGTTCTTTGAGTAGTACAACATGGTGTCCCAACTCTTCTCAGCTTCGACTAGCATTCAGCTGCAAAAACAAAAAGCCTTCAGTAGTTTTTGCAGGAATGCGTGTAGGGAAGCTGGATTATCGTGGGGTTCGTTTGGTTTCGATTAGTGTGAATAATATTAATGTGTCAATTGGTGGTGGTGGATTGGAAAAAAGAAGTACAGGGGTAAATTCGACTTCTTCTTCAGCTGATGGTTTCGCTGGATGGTCTGGAGCTGATGCTGCTGAAAAATCCACGGACTCGCAGCAGCGGAAGAAGTCCATCACAG GGATTTTGGGAGCAGGAGCAGCTGCTGTTATACTTGTGTCTGGCCTTACCTTTGCTGCACTGTCAATAAGCAAACGGAGTTCAACAA GAATTAAACAACAGATGGAGCCCTTAACAGAACAACAAGAAATGTCAATCAATTCTGGCAATCATAATGGCACAGTTCAGGGGGGGATAGTTGTAGATGATAATGAAATCAAAGATAATAGCAGTGAAGAGTTCCAGGCAGGTATAAGCAAGGATCCATCTTTATATTCTGAAAATGAAAGTAGAGTTAGTGGGGACACTAATGATGGGCATCCATCAAATGATGGTATCATCATTGATGAGCCCCATATTCATCATGATTTGGAGGATGGAAAAGCTAGTGATGACGCAGTAGTTGCTACTGAAGCCATATCTGAATCCCTTGATGGGACCTTCACAACATCAAGCTATGAAAGTGAGGAAGACAGCCTTGGTGCTGGAAAACCAGAACCAACAACTGTACCAGAATGGAAGAACTATAATGATGACGAAGTAGCTACTTCATCAGTCCTAAATCCTGATTCAACATATGAAGCTGATAACCAGGTGGGAGTATCTAGTTTGGAAGGATCAGGATATCCCGAGACTTGCTTGGATTCACCTCCTATTGAGCCTTCGAACCTCAACACTGGTGTTAATCTACAGTCAGAAGCACTTCTAGAACCGGTGATTACGCACAAAGAGTATGTAGAGACTCGAAGCTCATTTGCCACCACCAGTGTTGACCTGAGCAAAATGCTGGAGGTTCCAAATGATGGGGATAAGTCATCTTTTGAAGTGCATAAGTTAACCAGGGACAAGGTGCCTGATACAACTTTGGTTGCTACAACAGCTTATGACCATCTTGAAAATGAACTTAAGGATTTGAATGCGAGCAGatcatctttgaactcaatggaTCCTGATGATATCTTTACTTCTGCTGGTATTCCTGCTCCATCTACTATTTCTGCAGCTCTGCAGGCACTTCCAGGAAAGGTTTTGGTTCCTGCTTCCTTTGATCAAGTCCAAGGTCAGGTGCTCGCAGCATTACAAGCTTTGAAG GTTATTGAGTCTGATGTTCAACCTGGAGATCTTTGCACTCGGCGTGAATATGCTCGTTGGTTGGTCTCTGCTAGTAGTACTCTATCAAG GACCACTGTCTCAAAGGTCTACCCTGCTATGTATATTGAGAATGTTACTGACCTTGCCTTCGATGATATTACACCTGATGATCCAGACTTCCCTTCTATACAAG GTTTGGCTGAAGCAGGGTTACTTTCCAGCAAGCTCTCAAGACGTGACATGCAGTCATCTTCGGATGATGACCAAAGTCCCGTCTTCTTCTGTCCTGAAAG TCCTTTATCACGTCAGGATCTTGTCAGCTGGAAGATGGCCATAGAGAAAAGACAGCTACCAATAGTTGACCAAAAG TCCGTACAGAAAGTCTCTGGGTTCATAGATGTTGACAAGATTCATCCAGATGCATGGCCTGCGGTGGTAGCTGACTTATCATCAGGTGAACAAGGAATAGTAGCCCTTGCATTTG GGTACACAAGACTCTTCCAACCAGATAAACCTGTGACCAAAGCCCAAGCCGCTGTTGCCCTAGCAACTGGCGAAGCTTCTGACATCGTTGGCGAGGAACTTACGCGCATTGAGGCCGAGTCAATGGCTGAAAAAGCTGTTGCTGCCCATAATGCTCTGGTAGCTGAAGTTGAAAAAGATGTGAATTCAAGTTTTGAGAAGGAACTCCTATTTGAAAGGGAAAAGATTGATGCAGTGGAGAAGTTGGCTGAGGAAGCAAGGAGAGAGTTGGAGAGTTTGAGAGCTCAACGGGAGGAAGAGAATTTAGCATTAATGAAGGAACGTGCTGCTGTTGATTCAGAGATGGAACTCTTTTCCAGATTAAGACGCGAGGTAGAAGAGCAATTACAGACTCTTCTGAGCAACAAATTAGAGATCTCATATGAAAAAGAGAGGATTGACAAGCTTAGGAAAGATTCAGAAATTGAAAACCAAGAGATAGCACGATTGCAGTATGAGCTGGAGGTCGAGAGAAAAGCATTATCCTTGGCTAG AACTTGGGCGGAAGATGAGGCTAAAAAAGCTAGAGAGCAAGCAAAAGCCCTGGAAGAGGCTAGAGACCGCTGGCAGAAGCAAGGCATCAAGGTGGTAGTTGACAATGACCTGCAAGAAGAAGCAAATGCTGGAGTTACTTGGGTGAATGCTGGAAATCAGTCGGTTGAGTCAACTGTTAATAGAGCTGAAACATTGGTTGACAAGCTCAAGGAAATGGCTGCTACTGTCGGAGAGAAATCAAGAGAGACAATTCATATGATTATTGGAAAAATAATGTTGCTGATCGCTACGCTTAAGGAGTGGGCACTAAAGGCAGGGAGGCAAACAGTGGAGTTCAAGGATGCTGCCATGTCAAAGATGGGCAGCTCAGTACAAGGAGTGCAGCATAGCTCAGCTGAAATAGGCTCAGCTTTCAAGGATGGTGTTAAGCGCTTTGCCGGTGATTGCAGGGAAGGAGTTGAGAAGATCTCACAGAAATTCAAGACATGA
- the LOC104236875 gene encoding cleavage and polyadenylation specificity factor subunit 2: protein MGTSVQVTPLCGVYNENPLSYLVSIDGFNFLIDCGWNDQFDTSLLQPLSRVASSVDAVLLSHPDTFHLGALPYAVKQLGLSAPIYATEPVYRLGLLTMYDQYLSRKQVSEFDLFTLDDIDSAFQNVTRLTYSQNHYMSGKGEGIVIAPLVAGHLLGGTTWKITKDGEDVIYAVDFNHRKERHLNGTVLESFVRPAVLITDAFNALNNQPSRRQRDQEFLDAIEKTVNVGGNVLLPVDTAGRVLELILTLEQHWTQKQLSTPIFFLSYVASSTVDYAKSFLEWMSDSIAKSFEHTRDNAFLLRKIKLVINKSGLEEVPGPKVVMASMASLEAGYSHDIFVEWAADPKNLVLFTERGQFGTLARILQSNPPPKAVKVTMSRRIPLVDEELAAYEEEQNRIKREEALKATLIKEEESKAPIGAEVITGDPMVIDANVTHASSNAAGPYSGAFKDVLIDGFVPPSSSVAPMFPFYDNTSEWDDFGEVINPDDYVIKDDNMEQSSMHVDGDLNGNLDEGSANLILDSTPSKVVSSELTVQVKCSLLYVDFEGRSDGRSIKSILAHVAPLKLVLVHGSAEATEHLKQHCLKQVCPHVYAPQLEETIDVTSDLCAYKVQLSEKLMSKVLFKKLGDHEIAWVDAEVGKTENGMISLLPFSGPAPPHKTVLVGDIKMSDFKQFLASKGVQVEFAGGALRCGEYVTIRKVGDASQKVGGAAIQQIVLEGPLSEEYYKIREYLYSHFYSL, encoded by the exons ATGGGAACGTCGGTTCAGGTGACGCCACTCTGTGGAGTGTATAACGAGAACCCTCTCTCTTACCTCGTCTCTATCGACGGCTTCAATTTCCTCATCGATTGTGGTTGGAATGACCAATTTGATACTTCTCTTCTTCAGCCCCTTTCCAG GGTGGCTTCAAGTGTGGATGCTGTATTGCTATCACACCCTGATACATTTCATCTTGGTGCTTTGCCCTATGCTGTGAAACAACTTGGTCTTTCCGCTCCTATTTATGCTACAGAACCAGTGTACAGACTAGGGTTACTAACTATGTACGATCAGTATCTCTCACGGAAG CAAGTTTCAGAGTTTGATCTATTCACTTTGGATGACATTGATTCTGCATTCCAAAATGTGACCAGATTAACCTACTCTCAAAATCATTACATGTCTG GAAAAGGAGAAGGGATTGTTATTGCTCCACTGGTAGCTGGTCATCTGTTGGGAGGTACTACATGGAAGATAACAAAAGATGGGGAGGATGTCATATACGCTGTTGACTTCAATCACCGTAAAGAAAG ACATCTGAATGGAACTGTTTTAGAGTCTTTTGTCCGTCCAGCTGTTCTAATAACGGATGCCTTTAATGCTTTAAACAATCAACCCTCTAGGCGCCAAAGGGACCAAGAGTTTCTAG ATGCCATAGAGAAAACTGTAAATGTTGGGGGAAATGTATTACTTCCTGTTGATACTGCTGGTAGAGTTTTGGAGCTCATCTTGACGTTGGAACAG CACTGGACGCAAAAGCAGTTGTCGACTCCCATCTTCTTCCTCTCATATGTAGCATCAAGTACTGTTGACTATGCGAAGAGTTTCCTTGAGTGGATGAGCGATTCAATTGCAAAATCTTTTGAGCACACTCGGGACAATGCTTTTTTATTAAG GAAAATTAAGCTCGTGATTAACAAGAGTGGTCTTGAAGAAGTTCCTGGGCCAAAG GTTGTTATGGCTTCCATGGCCAGTTTAGAAGCTGGATATTCGCATGACATCTTTGTTGAATGGGCAGCTGATCCAAAGAATCTTGTTTTGTTCACTGAAAGAGGGCAG TTTGGCACATTGGCACGCATTCTTCAGTCAAATCCACCTCCTAAAGCTGTTAAAGTTACTATGTCAAGGAGAATTCCCTTGGTTGATGAGGAGTTAGCCGCTTATGAGGAGGAGCAAAACAGGATAAAAAGGGAAGAAGCTCTCAAAGCTACTCTTATTAAAGAGGAGGAATCAAAAGCGCCTATTGGGGCCGAAGTCATCACTGGTGACCCAATGGTCATTGATGCCAATGTCACACATGCTTCCTCCAATG CTGCTGGTCCATACAGTGGTGCTTTCAAGGATGTCTTGATTGATGGATTTGTTCCACCTTCATCTAGCGTAGCTCCAATGTTCCCTTTCTATGATAACACCTCCGAGTGGGATGACTTTGGTGAAGTCATCAATCCAGATGATTATGTGATCAAAGATGACAACATGGAGCAGTCGTCAATGCAT GTTGATGGAGATCTAAATGGAAACCTTGATGAAGGATCAGCAAATCTAATCCTTGATTCAACGCCCTCAAAAGTTGTATCGTCAGAGTTAACG GTACAAGTCAAGTGTTCCTTATTATACGTGGATTTTGAAGGTCGTTCAGATGGCCGCTCAATCAAATCAATTCTTGCTCATGTTGCGCCCTTAAAGCTT GTGTTGGTGCATGGATCAGCTGAAGCCACTGAGCATCTGAAGCAACATTGTCTGAAACAAGTTTGTCCGCATGTTTACGCTCCCCAGTTAGAAGAAACAATTGATGTCACTTCAGATTTGTGTGCTTATAAG GTCCAACTTTCTGAGAAGCTAATGAGCAAAGTGCTCTTTAAGAAG CTTGGAGACCATGAAATAGCATGGGTTGATGCTGAAGTGGGGAAGACAGAAAATGGCATGATCTCTTTACTTCCTTTCTCGGGACCCGCTCCCCCGCATAAAACAGTTCTCGTCGGAGATATAAAAATGTCCGATTTCAAGCAGTTTCTCGCCAGCAAGGGCGTCCAg GTAGAATTTGCTGGTGGTGCTTTACGTTGTGGGGAGTATGTGACCATTCGCAAAGTTGGAGATGCTAGTCAAAAG GTTGGAGGTGCTGCTATTCAGCAGATCGTGCTTGAAGGTCCATTATCTGAAGAGTACTATAAAATTCGAGAATACCTATATTCACATTTTTATTCCCTCTAA
- the LOC104236874 gene encoding uncharacterized protein isoform X2, translating into MEPLTEQQEMSINSGNHNGTVQGGIVVDDNEIKDNSSEEFQAGISKDPSLYSENESRVSGDTNDGHPSNDGIIIDEPHIHHDLEDGKASDDAVVATEAISESLDGTFTTSSYESEEDSLGAGKPEPTTVPEWKNYNDDEVATSSVLNPDSTYEADNQVGVSSLEGSGYPETCLDSPPIEPSNLNTGVNLQSEALLEPVITHKEYVETRSSFATTSVDLSKMLEVPNDGDKSSFEVHKLTRDKVPDTTLVATTAYDHLENELKDLNASRSSLNSMDPDDIFTSAGIPAPSTISAALQALPGKVLVPASFDQVQGQVLAALQALKVIESDVQPGDLCTRREYARWLVSASSTLSRTTVSKVYPAMYIENVTDLAFDDITPDDPDFPSIQGLAEAGLLSSKLSRRDMQSSSDDDQSPVFFCPESPLSRQDLVSWKMAIEKRQLPIVDQKSVQKVSGFIDVDKIHPDAWPAVVADLSSGEQGIVALAFGYTRLFQPDKPVTKAQAAVALATGEASDIVGEELTRIEAESMAEKAVAAHNALVAEVEKDVNSSFEKELLFEREKIDAVEKLAEEARRELESLRAQREEENLALMKERAAVDSEMELFSRLRREVEEQLQTLLSNKLEISYEKERIDKLRKDSEIENQEIARLQYELEVERKALSLARTWAEDEAKKAREQAKALEEARDRWQKQGIKVVVDNDLQEEANAGVTWVNAGNQSVESTVNRAETLVDKLKEMAATVGEKSRETIHMIIGKIMLLIATLKEWALKAGRQTVEFKDAAMSKMGSSVQGVQHSSAEIGSAFKDGVKRFAGDCREGVEKISQKFKT; encoded by the exons ATGGAGCCCTTAACAGAACAACAAGAAATGTCAATCAATTCTGGCAATCATAATGGCACAGTTCAGGGGGGGATAGTTGTAGATGATAATGAAATCAAAGATAATAGCAGTGAAGAGTTCCAGGCAGGTATAAGCAAGGATCCATCTTTATATTCTGAAAATGAAAGTAGAGTTAGTGGGGACACTAATGATGGGCATCCATCAAATGATGGTATCATCATTGATGAGCCCCATATTCATCATGATTTGGAGGATGGAAAAGCTAGTGATGACGCAGTAGTTGCTACTGAAGCCATATCTGAATCCCTTGATGGGACCTTCACAACATCAAGCTATGAAAGTGAGGAAGACAGCCTTGGTGCTGGAAAACCAGAACCAACAACTGTACCAGAATGGAAGAACTATAATGATGACGAAGTAGCTACTTCATCAGTCCTAAATCCTGATTCAACATATGAAGCTGATAACCAGGTGGGAGTATCTAGTTTGGAAGGATCAGGATATCCCGAGACTTGCTTGGATTCACCTCCTATTGAGCCTTCGAACCTCAACACTGGTGTTAATCTACAGTCAGAAGCACTTCTAGAACCGGTGATTACGCACAAAGAGTATGTAGAGACTCGAAGCTCATTTGCCACCACCAGTGTTGACCTGAGCAAAATGCTGGAGGTTCCAAATGATGGGGATAAGTCATCTTTTGAAGTGCATAAGTTAACCAGGGACAAGGTGCCTGATACAACTTTGGTTGCTACAACAGCTTATGACCATCTTGAAAATGAACTTAAGGATTTGAATGCGAGCAGatcatctttgaactcaatggaTCCTGATGATATCTTTACTTCTGCTGGTATTCCTGCTCCATCTACTATTTCTGCAGCTCTGCAGGCACTTCCAGGAAAGGTTTTGGTTCCTGCTTCCTTTGATCAAGTCCAAGGTCAGGTGCTCGCAGCATTACAAGCTTTGAAG GTTATTGAGTCTGATGTTCAACCTGGAGATCTTTGCACTCGGCGTGAATATGCTCGTTGGTTGGTCTCTGCTAGTAGTACTCTATCAAG GACCACTGTCTCAAAGGTCTACCCTGCTATGTATATTGAGAATGTTACTGACCTTGCCTTCGATGATATTACACCTGATGATCCAGACTTCCCTTCTATACAAG GTTTGGCTGAAGCAGGGTTACTTTCCAGCAAGCTCTCAAGACGTGACATGCAGTCATCTTCGGATGATGACCAAAGTCCCGTCTTCTTCTGTCCTGAAAG TCCTTTATCACGTCAGGATCTTGTCAGCTGGAAGATGGCCATAGAGAAAAGACAGCTACCAATAGTTGACCAAAAG TCCGTACAGAAAGTCTCTGGGTTCATAGATGTTGACAAGATTCATCCAGATGCATGGCCTGCGGTGGTAGCTGACTTATCATCAGGTGAACAAGGAATAGTAGCCCTTGCATTTG GGTACACAAGACTCTTCCAACCAGATAAACCTGTGACCAAAGCCCAAGCCGCTGTTGCCCTAGCAACTGGCGAAGCTTCTGACATCGTTGGCGAGGAACTTACGCGCATTGAGGCCGAGTCAATGGCTGAAAAAGCTGTTGCTGCCCATAATGCTCTGGTAGCTGAAGTTGAAAAAGATGTGAATTCAAGTTTTGAGAAGGAACTCCTATTTGAAAGGGAAAAGATTGATGCAGTGGAGAAGTTGGCTGAGGAAGCAAGGAGAGAGTTGGAGAGTTTGAGAGCTCAACGGGAGGAAGAGAATTTAGCATTAATGAAGGAACGTGCTGCTGTTGATTCAGAGATGGAACTCTTTTCCAGATTAAGACGCGAGGTAGAAGAGCAATTACAGACTCTTCTGAGCAACAAATTAGAGATCTCATATGAAAAAGAGAGGATTGACAAGCTTAGGAAAGATTCAGAAATTGAAAACCAAGAGATAGCACGATTGCAGTATGAGCTGGAGGTCGAGAGAAAAGCATTATCCTTGGCTAG AACTTGGGCGGAAGATGAGGCTAAAAAAGCTAGAGAGCAAGCAAAAGCCCTGGAAGAGGCTAGAGACCGCTGGCAGAAGCAAGGCATCAAGGTGGTAGTTGACAATGACCTGCAAGAAGAAGCAAATGCTGGAGTTACTTGGGTGAATGCTGGAAATCAGTCGGTTGAGTCAACTGTTAATAGAGCTGAAACATTGGTTGACAAGCTCAAGGAAATGGCTGCTACTGTCGGAGAGAAATCAAGAGAGACAATTCATATGATTATTGGAAAAATAATGTTGCTGATCGCTACGCTTAAGGAGTGGGCACTAAAGGCAGGGAGGCAAACAGTGGAGTTCAAGGATGCTGCCATGTCAAAGATGGGCAGCTCAGTACAAGGAGTGCAGCATAGCTCAGCTGAAATAGGCTCAGCTTTCAAGGATGGTGTTAAGCGCTTTGCCGGTGATTGCAGGGAAGGAGTTGAGAAGATCTCACAGAAATTCAAGACATGA
- the LOC104236873 gene encoding large ribosomal subunit protein eL36z-like: MAPPNTGLAVGLNKGHVVTKKELAPRPSDRKGKTSKRVHFVRSLIREVAGFAPYEKRITELLKVGKDKRALKVAKRKLGTHKRAKKKREEMSSVLRKMRATGGAEKKK; the protein is encoded by the exons ATGGCGCCACCGAATACAGGTTTAGCTGTAGGATTGAACAAAGGCCATGTTGTGACCAAGAAGGAGTTAGCTCCTCGCCCTTCTGACAGAAAAGGG AAAACAAGCAAAAGAGTCCATTTCGTCAGGAGCCTCATCAGAGAAGTTGCTGGATTTGCTCCATACGAGAAGAGGATTACTGAGCTTCTCAAGGTTGGAAAGGACAAGCGTGCATTGAAGGTAGCCAAGAGGAAGTTGGGTACTCACAAGAGAgcaaagaagaagagagaggagaTGTCAAGCGTTCTCCGTAAGATGAG GGCCACCGGAGGTGCTGAAAAGAAGAAGTGA